In Nostoc edaphicum CCNP1411, the sequence GACCACGCGGTAGGGAACAATGCTCATTGGTGTCAACTTAAGCTAAAAATGGCTTCTCGCTTGGCTTGAGTAACCGTCGGAAACTGAAGTTCCCGCCTAATAGCTAAAGTCTACTGAAGTAGACTCAAGATTTTTGGGGATATTTTAGTTATCTTTAGATAACTTCGGCTATGAGCCAGGAATTTCAATTCCTGGTGGACGTGCAGTTTCACGTTAAGTTGACACCAATGAGCAATGTTCCCTACGACATATGTGGTTCAAATACATGAAAACTGCTCTAAAATAATGCATTAGACGTAGGTTGGGTGGAGCGGAGCGCAACCCAACATATATCAAGATGTTGGGTTACGCAAAGCCTCCACCCAACCTACAATTGTTTTTGCAACATTTAGCCTTGACACGCCACTACAGCATTTTTTTGGTTAATTTAACCTACCTACTTAGAAGTTAGGAGTTTTTACTTCTAACTTGGAACTCTCTTAAAATGCAGATAGAGAAAACCAGTTACAAATTTGAGAGAGGAACTCATGGCAGTCAAAAAGGGAGATATGGTTCGCGCTATCCGCGAGAAACTGGAAAACAGTCTGGAAGCAAAAGCCAGTGATAGTCGCTTTCCTTCTTATTTGTTTGAAACCAAGGGCGAAATTGTAGATGTCAAAGGTGATTACGCCCTAATTAAGTTCGGGAAAGTGCCAACACCAAACGTTTGGTTACGTGTGGATCAACTAGAAGAGTTTAAATAATAAAAAAGAATTCAGGAGTCAGAATTCAGAATTAAGCATTTATTCTGACTCCTGGATTCTTGTTGATAAAATCGCATCTTACATTTATCATTTATGTCTTCTTCTCCTAACTCCCCGATTGTCTGTAATTTACCCCGTGTCACCATCGTGGGTGCGGGTAGGGTTGGCAGTACTTTAGCCCAACGCGTTGCGGAGAAAAATCTGGCAGATGTAGTTTTACTAGATATTATTGCGGGAATGCCCCAAGGTTTGGCGCTGGATTTGATGGAAGCCAGGGGAATTGAAATACATAATCGCCAGATTATCGGCACAAATAATTATGCTGATACAGCTGGTTCTCAAATTGTGGTAATTACCGCTGGACTTCCCCGCAAACCGGGGATGAGTCGGGATGATTTGCTGAAAACCAATGCCAAGATTGTGGTGGAAGCGGCAAAAAATGCGATCGCTCATTCTCCCAATGCTATTTTTATTGTCGTCACCAATCCGTTGGATGTGATGACTTATTTAGCTTGGCAAGCAACTGGTTTACCACGCGATCGCATTATGGGTATGGCTGGTGTATTAGATTCCGCCCGTTTTGAAACTTTCATTGCCCTAGAATTGGGCGTTTTACCCGCCGATGTCAAAGCGATGGTATTGGGTAGCCACGGCGATTTAATGGTTCCCTTGTCTCGTTACGCTACCGTTAATGGCATTCCCATCACTGAATTGCTGGATGCACCCACAATTGAACGCTTGGTAGAAAGAACTCGCAACGGTGGCGCAGAAATTGTGGAATTGATGCAGACGGGAGGCGCTTTTTTTGCTCCGGCATCAGCTACTAGTGTGATGGTAGAATCGATTTTGCTAAATCAGTCGCGGTTGTTACCCGTGGCAACATATCTGCAAGGTGAATACGGTTTAGAAGATGTTGTGATTGGTGTTCCCTGTCGATTGGGATGTGGTGGAATTGAGAGTGTTTTAGAATTGACACTCAGTGATGAAGAAAGAAAGGCTTTGTATACTTCGGCTCAATCTGTGCGTCAAAATATTCAGCGATCGCAGGAAATTTTGGCTAACAATGGCTGATTAAATAATTCGTAATTCGTAATTTGTCGAAATAACTGCAAAAACAAAAGGCAGTAGGTTCACATCCTGCTGCCTTATACCAATTAAATTAACGTGGGTTCGATGAACCTCTCCCTCCCAGCCTCCCTCTCCGAAACGGAAAGGGAGGAGCAACGAAAAATTCAGCTTTTTGCTCCCCTCTCCGTGTCGGAGAGGGGTTGGGGGAGAGGTCAAATAAGACTTGTCGAACTCACGTTAAATTAATGATTGCAACACATCCTTGGGTAAAGACGCGATGAATCGCGTCTCTACAAATGGTTTATTTGTCGCATTCTTTTTTCAAATTGGTATTACAAATCAAATTGGGAAAACCTCTCTTTTTCTAGGTGAGAGGCTTGGAATTTTCCCCATTTCCTAGTAGGGAAGGGTTTGGGGGGTTAGGTTTGGCGTTAAGTTAACGGCGGGAATCCTGATCTGCGGGGTCGCCATAGGGGTCTTCGCTGGCTGGGCGAACGTCACCAAACTCCCCTGTGTCTGCGGGATCGCCGTAAGGGTCTTCACTGGCTGGGCGAACTTTGCC encodes:
- a CDS encoding NAD(P)H-quinone oxidoreductase subunit O, whose protein sequence is MAVKKGDMVRAIREKLENSLEAKASDSRFPSYLFETKGEIVDVKGDYALIKFGKVPTPNVWLRVDQLEEFK
- the mdh gene encoding malate dehydrogenase translates to MSSSPNSPIVCNLPRVTIVGAGRVGSTLAQRVAEKNLADVVLLDIIAGMPQGLALDLMEARGIEIHNRQIIGTNNYADTAGSQIVVITAGLPRKPGMSRDDLLKTNAKIVVEAAKNAIAHSPNAIFIVVTNPLDVMTYLAWQATGLPRDRIMGMAGVLDSARFETFIALELGVLPADVKAMVLGSHGDLMVPLSRYATVNGIPITELLDAPTIERLVERTRNGGAEIVELMQTGGAFFAPASATSVMVESILLNQSRLLPVATYLQGEYGLEDVVIGVPCRLGCGGIESVLELTLSDEERKALYTSAQSVRQNIQRSQEILANNG